One Papaver somniferum cultivar HN1 chromosome 10, ASM357369v1, whole genome shotgun sequence genomic window carries:
- the LOC113315507 gene encoding uncharacterized protein LOC113315507 — protein MAKPEWINPLLVVQLEYLLEELMDKSWMSTDRKKKRYEEGFAAFLRYAVNHLKEEDCLNHRACLVSDVEGHLFVNGIDQTYTTWNKHGEKDETTNSRPVNIDNGMHAEFEMGSPADASDEDFGMGTLTDASDTIDMMQAAKEFADDPIMFKNLLEDAEKPLYEGCPNFTKLSTIVQLFKLKSKHGASDMFFNELLPLIKDMLPKEGNLMARSTYQAKKILKAMGSGYTKIHACTNNCILYRNEYNDEKVCPTCKAPRWKVDREGKVYENVPAKRKFIMLSLLIDGAPGKNINVLLEPLVKDFQFLFENGKRTWDAYAQEMFTARAVVLWTINDYPSLGRIYDCPYAGYHGCVVCRKKNHSIRLHDSNKNVYVGYRRFLPYDHPFRKKKKAFGKTRVGDCSKPMTGEEIYEEVKSIKNSWGKKGKHTQVEDVQATPGKGGKMKRIRKISNEIDRSVEEEEGRETTYWSRLDLVRLGLKPELQPKSDVKGTILPAACYTLTADEKDIFLETLSELRVPEGYC, from the exons ATGGCTAAACCCG AATGGATAAATCCATTATTGGTAGTTCAATTAGAGTACTTATTGGAAGAATT GATGGATAAATCATGGATGAGTACCGATAGAAAGAAAAAACGTTACGAAGAAGGATTCGCAGCGTTTTTGCGGTATGCTGTCAACCATCTCAAGGAGGAGG ATTGTTTAAATCACCGTGCATGCTTAGTTAGTGATGTAGAAGGTCATTTATTCGTAAATGGAATCGATCAAACGTATACTACTTGGAATAAGCATGGGGAAAAGGATGAGACAACTAATAGTAGGCCGGTTAACATCGACAATGGTATGCACGCTGAATTTGAAATGGGATCTCCCGCTGATGCTTCAGACGAAGATTTTGGAATGGGAACTCTCACTGATGCTTCAGACACTATAGATATGATGCAGGCTGCAAAAGAGTTCGcagatgaccctataatgttTAAAAATTTACTTGAAGATGCTGAAAAGCCCTTATACGAAGGATGTCCCAACTTCACAAAGTTGTCTACAATTGTGCAGTTGTTCAAGTTGAAGAGTAAGCACGGTGCGTCGGACATGTTTTTCAATGAACTATTACCGTTGATAAAGGACATGCTTCCCAAAGAAGGTAATTTAATGGCGAGGAGTACATATCAGGCCAAGAAAATATTGAAAGCAATGGGTTCAGGGTATACAAAGATACATGCATGTACCAATAATTGCATTCTTTATAGGAATGAGTATAATGATGAAAAAGTGTGTCCTACTTGTAAAGCACCCAGATGGAAAGTTGACAGGGAGGGTAAAGTATACGAGAATGTTCCAGCAAAG agaaagttcatcaTGTTGTCATTACTTATAGACGGTGCGCCAGGAAAAAACATCAATGTCCTTTTGGAACCCCTTGTTAAAGATTTTCAATTCTTATTTGAGAACGGAAAGAGAACATGGGATGCATATGCCCAAGAAATGTTTACTGCACGTGCAGTTGTCTTGTGGACGATAAACGATTATCCTTCTCTTGGTAGAATATATGATTGTCCCTATGCTGGATATCATGGTTGTGTGGTGTGTCGTAAAAAAAATCACAGTATTAGGCTtcatgactcaaacaagaatgttTATGTTGGTTATAGAAGATTTTTACCATATGATCATCCAttcagaaagaagaagaaagcattTGGGAAAACAAGAGTGGGAGACTGCTCAAAACCAATGACCGGGGAAGAAATATATGAAGAGGTAAAATCTATAAAGAATTCATGGGGAAAGAAGGGGAAGCATACTCAAGTGGAAGACGTGCAGGCTACACCTGGaaaaggtggaaagatgaagcgcatcagaaaaatatcaaacgaAATCGACAGGTCAGTGGAGGAAGAGGAAGGCAGGGAAACCACTTACTGGAGCAG ATTGGATTTGGTGCGTTTGGGGTTAAAACCGGAGTTGCAACCTAAGTCAGATGTCAAAGGAACGATACTTCCAGCAGCATGTTATACATTAACCGCGGATGAAAAGGACATATTCTTGGAGACACTATCTGAGTTAAGAGTTCCAGAAGGTTATTGTTAG